GCCTTAGCAGGAGATAAAGGTTTTGGCATTGAAGAGAATACCATTGTCAGTATAGCTAAAGAAATAAAGAAGATACAAGAGATGAATGTTCAAGTTGCTGTAGTAGTAGGAGGAGGAAATTTCTGGAGAGGAAGAAGCTCAGAAGGCATGGATAGGGCCACCTCAGACTATATGGGTATGTTAGGAACTACCATAAATGCACTTGGGTTACAAGATGCTTTAGAGAAAATAGGTGTTGTAACCAGAGTACAAACAGCTATTGAAATGAGGCAAGTTGCTGAGCCGTATATAAGAAGAAGAGCCATAAGACATTTAGAAAAAGGTAGAGTTGTAATTTTCGCTGCAGGTTCAGGCAATCCATTTTTTTCCACAGATACTACGGCTGCTTTAAGGGCTGCTGAGATTGAGGCAGAAGTGATTTTATTAGCTAAAAAAGGTGTAGATGGAGTTTATGATTCAGACCCATGCAAAAATACAAATGCTAAAAAGTTTGAAAAGTTAAAGTATATTGATATTTTAAATTTAGGCCTAGGAATTATGGATTCAACAGCCACATCACTATGTATGGATAACAAAATACCATTAATTGTCTTTGGGATAGATAATCCTGAAAATATAGCAAAGATAATTTAT
This sequence is a window from Proteiniborus ethanoligenes. Protein-coding genes within it:
- the pyrH gene encoding UMP kinase; this translates as MIEPKYKRIILKLSGEALAGDKGFGIEENTIVSIAKEIKKIQEMNVQVAVVVGGGNFWRGRSSEGMDRATSDYMGMLGTTINALGLQDALEKIGVVTRVQTAIEMRQVAEPYIRRRAIRHLEKGRVVIFAAGSGNPFFSTDTTAALRAAEIEAEVILLAKKGVDGVYDSDPCKNTNAKKFEKLKYIDILNLGLGIMDSTATSLCMDNKIPLIVFGIDNPENIAKIIYGEKIGTQVREE